The proteins below are encoded in one region of Podarcis raffonei isolate rPodRaf1 chromosome 6, rPodRaf1.pri, whole genome shotgun sequence:
- the NFS1 gene encoding cysteine desulfurase, with product MMAVRPATWRALRGLLAGQRRRLSGVPQQQGIGSADETSLRPLYMDVQATTPLDPRVLDTMLPYLVHFYGNPHSRTHAYGWESESAMEKARQQVASLIGADPREIIFTSGATESNNIAIKGVGRFYKSRKKHIITTQTEHKCVLDSCRALEAEGFQVTYLPVQKNGIIDLKDLKNAIQPDTGLVSVMTVNNEIGVVQPVKDIGQICSSHKIFFHTDAAQAVGKIPLNVNDMKIDLMSISGHKIYGPKGVGAIYVRRRPRVRLEPIQSGGGQERGLRSGTVPTPLAVGLGAACELAQQEMEYDHKRISLLAGRLVTNIMSEIPDVVMNGDPVHRYPGCINLSFAYVEGESLLMALKDVALSSGSACTSASLEPSYVLRAIGTDEDLAHSSIRFGIGRFTTEEEVDYTVKKCIQHVKRLREMSPLWEMVQDGVDLKSIKWTQH from the exons GCATAGGCAGTGCTGATGAAACTTCGCTTCGACCATTGTACATGGATGTCCAAGCAACTACtcctctg GACCCTAGGGTTTTGGATACCATGCTTCCCTATCTTGTGCATTTTTATGGTAACCCACACTCAAGAACTCATGCTTATGGTTGGGAGAGTGAATCTGCTATGGAAAAAGCTAGACAG CAAGTTGCATCGTTAATAGGAGCAGATCCTAGAGAAATTATTTTTACCAGTGGGGCAACAGAATCAAACAACATAGCAATTAAG GGTGTTGGAAGATTCTATAAATCcagaaagaaacatataattaCAACACAAACAGAACACAAGTGTGTGCTGGATTCATGCCGTGCCCTAGAAGCTGAGGGATTTCAAGTCACATACTTGCCTGTACAGAAAAATGGGATTATAGATTTAAAG GATCTAAAAAATGCAATACAACCAGACACAGGATTGGTTTCAGTAATGACTGTGAATAATGAAATAGGAGTGGTACAGCCAGTTAAGGACATTG GTCAGATCTGCAGTTCCCATAAAATTTTCTTTCATACAGATGCTGCACAGGCAGTTGGGAAAATTCCTCTAAATGTCAATGATATGAAAATTGATTTAATGAGCATCAGTGGCCATAAAATCTATGGTCCCAAAG GGGTTGGTGCAATTTATGTTCGGCGGCGACCAAGAGTAAGACTGGAACCTATACAAAGTGGGGGAGGCCAGGAGCGAGGATTACGTTCTGGGACTGTGCCAACTCCTTTAGCAGTTGGTCTTGGAGCAGCTTGCGAATTGGCACAACAAGAGATGGAG taTGACCATAAGCGAATTAGTTTATTAGCTGGCAGATTAGTTACAAACATAATGTCTGAAATTCCTGATGTAGTAATGAACGGCGATCCAGTTCATCGTTATCCAG GCTGCATTAACTTATCCTTTGCATATGTGGAAGGAGAAAGCCTGCTGATGGCACTTAAAGATGTGGCTCTGTCTTCTGGAAG TGCTTGCACATCTGCGTCTCTGGAACCATCATATGTGTTGCGTGCAATTGGAACTGATGAAGACTTGGCTCACTCATCCATAAG GTTTGGCATTGGCCGTTTCACTACTGAAGAAGAGGTAGATTATACCGTAAAAAAATGCATACAGCATGTGAAAAGATTAAGGGAGATGAg CCCACTGTGGGAAATGGTACAGGATGGAGTTGATTTGAAGAGCATTAAATGGACACAACATTAA